One genomic region from Colletotrichum lupini chromosome 7, complete sequence encodes:
- a CDS encoding Noc2p family protein, which yields MGSQKKNLKATKKFEKNKLKGVLDKRKETAKIKQRHQVKAKKATKKTKDSEFFKNDEAAAKAKANGHKKDTKVSAMSVDDFFQGGFEEIIDKKDKNATKKLGKRKRDGPAKQSEEEDSEEEGSGSEFSVEEEPIGSDSEDGEGDEDDENLGMTKEAMDKLAQNDPEFYKFLKENDPEALDFDENADLAEVDELSAGSDQSDDDEEEQPKKKRKKASKKAEIEEVVAADNELTREMVGKWKKLLAEKQSLRAARQVVLAFRCAAHLNEDDADDSTPQRYTISSPEVFHDILIVALKQIPEIISHHLPIKESASGKIYVPTDSKKFHTLSIMIKTFTASIIHLLGTLSDDATLKLTIGSLEPLVPYLMSFRKLLKALIKTVVNYWARPASSETTKITSFLVLRKLVVIGDKGLRETVLKTVYQGLVSGCRTTNANTIQGINLLKNSAAELWGIDQNVGYTTAFTFIRQLAIHLRNSIVKKEKDAHKIIYNWQYTHSLDFWSCVLAEHCSPLKEAETGKEGQLKLLIYPLVQVTLGAMRLIPSPTFFPLRFHLIRSILRLSRATNTYIPLASALIEVLESADMRRFPKASSIKPLDFHVAYKAPKSYLRTRVYQDGVAEQVVELLSEYFTIWCKNIAFPEFTLPVLIQLKRWLKGARKIKTGNKNNKVISQIVLLVQKLETNAKFIEEKRAKVEFAPKDRAQVDAFLRDFEWEKTPLGAYVVVQRKIREQKAKALEDARKEDEKKRKQEEKDAVAENAADDDSEEEYADELMDDEAEDDDEIEEDEEEEDEDDDMEDDE from the coding sequence ATGGGTTCCCAGAAGAAGAACCTCAAGGCGACCAAGAAGTTTGAAAAGAACAAGCTTAAGGGTGTCTTGGACAAGAGGAAGGAGACGGCGAAGATCAAGCAGCGCCACCAGGTCAAGGCCAAGAAGGCGACCAAGAAGACCAAGGATTCCGAATTCTTCAAGAATGACGAGGCCGCTGCCAAGGCAAAGGCCAATGGTCACAAGAAGGACACCAAGGTCAGCGCCATGAGTGTCGACGACTTCTTCCAGGGCGGCTTCGAGGAAATCATCGATAAGAAGGACAAGAATGCGACAAAGAAGCTCGGCAAGAGGAAGCGCGATGGGCCCGCCAAGCAGTCAGAGGAAGAGGACTCTGAGGAGGAGGGCAGCGGCTCGGAATTCTCCGTCGAGGAGGAGCCCATTGGAAGCGACAGCGAAGACGGCGAGGGCGATGAGGACGACGAGAACCTTGGCATGACCAAGGAAGCCATGGACAAGCTCGCCCAGAACGACCCCGAATTCTACAAGTTCCTTAAGGAAAACGACCCGGAGGCCCTCGACTTTGACGAGAACGCAGACCTTGCTGAAGTAGACGAGCTCAGCGCCGGCAGCGATCAGTccgacgatgacgaggagGAACAACCGAAGAAGAAGCGCAAGAAGGCTTCCAAAAAGGCCGAGATCGAGGAGGTCGTCGCTGCGGACAATGAGCTGACGCGCGAGATGGTGGGCAAGTGGAAGAAGCTCCTCGCTGAGAAGCAGAGCTTGCGTGCTGCCCGTCAGGTTGTCCTGGCTTTCCGCTGCGCCGCCCATCTCAACGAGGACGACGCCGACGACTCGACCCCACAGAGATACACCATCTCCAGCCCCGAGGTCTTCCACGACATCTTGATCGTTGCCTTGAAGCAAATACCCGAGATCATCTCGCACCACTTGCCCATCAAGGAGTCTGCGTCTGGCAAGATCTACGTGCCTACCGATTCGAAAAAGTTCCACACCCTATCCATCATGATCAAGACCTTCACTGCGTCCATCATTCACCTTCTCGGCACACTGTCCGACGATGCTACTCTCAAGCTCACCATTGGCTCATTAGAGCCCCTCGTCCCCTACCTCATGTCCTTCCGCAAGCTTCTCAAGGCTCTCATCAAGACTGTTGTCAACTACTGGGCCAGACCCGCCAGTTCAGAAACGACAAAGATCACTTCCTTCCTGGTCCTGCGGAAACTCGTCGTTATCGGCGACAAGGGTCTTCGCGAGACTGTTCTCAAGACGGTGTACCAGGGACTCGTCTCCGGTTGCAGGACAACAAACGCCAACACCATCCAGGGCATCAACTTGTTGAAGAACTCCGCTGCTGAGCTTTGGGGCATTGACCAAAACGTCGGTTACACCACGGCCTTCACCTTTATCCGCCAACTCGCCATTCACCTCAGAAACAGCATCgtcaagaaggagaaggacgcCCATAAGATCATCTACAACTGGCAATACACCCACTCGCTCGACTTCTGGTCATGCGTGCTTGCCGAGCACTGCAGCCCCCTGAAGGAGGCGGAGACTGGCAAGGAGGGACAGCTCAAGCTCCTGATCTATCCCCTTGTGCAAGTGACTCTGGGAGCGATGCGCCTTATCCCCTCGCCGACTTTCTTCCCCCTGCGGTTCCACCTCATCCGCTCCATCCTTCGTCTTTCCCGCGCTACCAACACCTACATTCCTCTCGCTTCAGCTCTGATTGAGGTTCTCGAGTCTGCCGACATGAGAAGGTTCCCCAAGGCCTCGTCCATCAAGCCCCTCGACTTCCACGTTGCCTACAAGGCACCCAAGTCATACCTCCGCACGCGTGTTTACCAGGACGGTGTCGCCGAGCAGGTCGTTGAGCTCTTGAGCGAATACTTCACCATCTGGTGCAAGAACATTGCCTTCCCCGAGTTCACCCTTCCCGTTCTCATTCAGCTGAAGCGCTGGCTCAAGGGCGCGCGCAAGATTAAGACGGGCAACAAGAACAACAAGGTCATTTCGCAGATTGTGCTGCTGGTGCAGAAGCTCGAGACCAACGCCAAGTTCATCGAGGAGAAGCGTGCGAAGGTGGAGTTCGCGCCTAAGGATCGCGCGCAGGTGGATGCCTTCCTTCGCGACTTTGAGTGGGAGAAGACGCCCCTCGGCGCATACGTTGTCGTGCAGCGCAAGATTAGAGAGCAGAAGGCCAAGGCGCTCGAGGACGCGAGGAAAGAGGACGAGAAGAAGCGTAAGCAGGAGGAGAAGGATGCGGTTGCGGAGAACGCCGCAGACGACGACTCTGAGGAGGAATACGCCGACGAGTTGATGGACGACGAGGCCGAGGATGACGATGAGATcgaggaggatgaggaggaggaggatgaagATGACGATATGGAAGACGACGAGTAG
- a CDS encoding YSIRK family gram-positive signal peptide: MAPLAADPRQLVVVLNPARRKAFYTLLFDITGYMRSQLELKDGGDQAADSSGNPASPSLQDRNAPLFVPDRGDGRSSSPSHPDRGGSGVHSAQLRALRRAALKHFDGWRKEVLEKVKEIVSVKDDDKILEARKKRLDEQEKLNAESPGVGEDLINFGDASQTTSSSPAANEVDEEVAALQEHYHPIPSRFITIPANDRKEVLSCLLVLILSTGCYSAHSRVLALYLTSAFGLPLSALIAEETEIAKSLVESATSSEGQKATMSAEAEAAKRRQENQKSRFWKVGLASVAGAAVIGITGGLAAPVVAGAIGGIMGSVGLGGVASFLGIFWMNGALVGTLFGAFGAKMTGEMMDTYAKEVEDFRFLPLKDEWGQDYKRADPDGKQGARLRVTIGINGWLNDEGDVTKPWRSLGDESEVFALRYEMKSLLALGAELEGLVSSYAWNYVKIEILKRTVLASLWAALWPAYLISAASKIDNPFNLARNRSDKAGRVLADALIAKVQGERPVTLVGYSLGARVIYSCLRSLAERQAFGLVDTVVLIGAPVPSNREHWQVLRSVVSGRIVNVYSETDYILGFLYRTTSLQLGIAGLQEVKDIERVENLNLSAEVSGHLRYPSLIAKILTRCGFPNVKGGEGVIEKDEDLDIKITDEEAGLQMGELIQLEAQPDPESEPQPIRSKQTARFPNELRHPLHPDPPEQKKKKNPNRNKVSRYGGATVSGSLDPLGGGGGDPLNLRSLGQAKQGPRSPHHEELRSLGSPPPEKQEARSAQPADPLNLSALGAKNENPVPTAVENDPSQPGKEPELPPRPSAIHSFQSDGAIDLNRRPELPIRPKTFPVPVQEEEDDDSDDESFKGIQLVDNEDMTSYSEPLRADD; encoded by the coding sequence ATGGCTCCCCTGGCCGCAGACCCCCGCCAGCTCGTGGTGGTCCTTAACCCGGCTCGCCGCAAAGCGTTCTATACCCTCCTCTTCGATATCACGGGCTACATGCGCTCGCAGCTCGAGCTCAAAGACGGCGGCGACCAAGCAGCAGATTCCAGCGGCAATCCGGCATCGCCGTCACTCCAGGACAGGAACGCCCCGCTCTTCGTCCCGGACCGCGGCGACGgacgcagcagcagccccAGCCACCCGGACCGCGGCGGTTCCGGCGTGCACAGCGCTCAGCTGCGGGCCCTGAGGAGGGCGGCGCTCAAGCACTTTGACGGGTGGCGGAAGGAGGTCCTCGAGAAGGTCAAGGAAATTGTCTCGGTTAAGGACGATGACAAGATCCTCGAGGCCAGGAAGAAGCGCTTAGATGAGCAGGAGAAACTGAACGCAGAGTCTCCCGGCGTCGGAGAGGATTTGATCAACTTTGGAGATGCTTCTCAGActacttcttcttctccggcGGCGAACGAGGTCGACGAGGAGGTGGCCGCACTGCAGGAGCATTACCATCCTATTCCGAGCCGGTTCATCACGATCCCGGCGAATGATAGGAAAGAAGTGCTAAGCTGCCTCTTGGTTCTCATCTTGTCTACCGGTTGCTACTCAGCACACTCCAGAGTCTTGGCCCTGTATCTCACGTCCGCCTTCGGTCTGCCTCTCTCGGCCCTCATCGCCGAGGAGACGGAAATCGCAAAGTCTCTGGTTGAATCTGCGACCTCTTCCGAAGGTCAAAAGGCCACCATGTccgccgaggccgaggccgCGAAGCGACGACAAGAGAACCAAAAGAGCCGTTTCTGGAAAGTCGGCCTAGCCTCCGTGGCAGGCGCCGCCGTCATCGGCATCACGGGTGGTCTCGCGGCCCCTGTGGTCGCCGGCGCCATCGGCGGCATCATGGGCAGCGTCGGCCTGGGAGGCGTCGCGAGCTTCCTCGGCATCTTTTGGATGAACGGCGCGCTGGTCGGGACCCTTTTTGGCGCGTTCGGAGCCAAGATGACGGGCGAGATGATGGATACCTACGCCAAGGAGGTGGAAGACTTCCGCTTCCTCCCGCTCAAGGACGAATGGGGTCAGGACTATAAACGCGCTGACCCGGACGGCAAGCAGGGTGCCCGCCTCCGCGTGACGATTGGCATCAACGGCTGGCTGAATGACGAGGGCGACGTGACGAAGCCGTGGCGCAGCCTGGGTGATGAGTCCGAAGTCTTTGCCTTGCGCTACGAGATGAAGTCACTTCTCGCCCTCGGTGCTGAGCTCGAGGGTCTCGTCTCGTCGTACGCGTGGAACTATGTAAAGATTGAGATCCTCAAGCGCACTGTCCTTGCTTCGCTCTGGGCTGCTCTGTGGCCCGCCTACCTCATCAGCGCCGCTTCAAAGATTGACAACCCCTTCAACCTGGCCCGCAACCGTTCAGACAAGGCCGGTCGCGTTCTCGCTGATGCTCTCATCGCCAAGGTCCAGGGAGAAAGACCCGTGACTCTGGTCGGATATTCGCTCGGCGCTCGCGTCATCTACTCTTGTCTGCGATCACTCGCTGAACGTCAGGCTTTCGGGCTAGTCGACACCGTGGTGCTCATCGGTGCCCCCGTGCCGTCCAACCGGGAGCACTGGCAGGTCCTGCGGTCCGTGGTGTCGGGCCGCATCGTCAACGTGTACTCGGAAACGGACTACATTCTCGGGTTCTTATACCGTACCACCTCTCTCCAGCTAGGCATCGCAGGTCTCCAGGAAGTCAAGGACATTGAAAGAGTCGAGAACCTGAACCTCAGCGCAGAAGTCAGCGGGCACCTCCGCTACCCGAGCTTGATCGCCAAGATCCTGACACGATGCGGATTCCCGAATGTCAAGGGCGGCGAGGGCGTTATAGAAAAGGACGAAGACCTAGACATCAAGATTACGGATGAGGAGGCGGGTTTGCAGATGGGCGAGCTTATCCAGCTCGAGGCGCAACCTGATCCGGAGTCGGAGCCGCAGCCGATCAGATCCAAGCAGACCGCCAGGTTCCCGAACGAGCTGCGTCACCCGTTACATCCTGACCCACCTGaacagaagaagaaaaagaaccCGAACCGGAACAAGGTCTCTAGATATGGTGGTGCAACCGTTTCGGGGTCTCTCGATCCTTTGGGAGGCGGTGGCGGCGACCCCTTGAACTTGAGAAGTCTTGGCCAGGCAAAGCAGGGACCGCGGTCGCCTCACCACGAGGAGCTCCGTAGTCTAGGCTCTCCACCTCCTGAGAAACAAGAGGCGAGAAGCGCTCAGCCTGCTGATCCCCTGAATCTCAGTGCTCTGGGGGCAAAGAACGAAAACCCAGTTCCTACTGCTGTCGAAAATGATCCAAGTCAGCCGGGCAAGGAACCAGAGCTTCCTCCCAGGCCTTCTGCCATCCACTCGTTCCAGAGCGATGGTGCTATAGACTTGAACCGCCGTCCGGAACTGCCAATCAGGCCCAAGACCTTCCCTGTTCCTGttcaagaggaagaggatgatGATAGCGATGACGAGAGCTTCAAGGGAATTCAGCTGGTTGACAATGAAGACATGACGAGTTACTCGGAGCCCTTGAGGGCGGACGACTAG
- a CDS encoding repair protein Rad1/Rec1/Rad17, giving the protein MDSSLLEVWQAAASTPFQPAVAKDSQFFIAFLLLLIGVAITGFFALNRSFINITALGVPASAAIASAAPVEVMSAALPQPSAVPQPLFRAVASSTRPLYQLLRTISFSNKVHVQLQEDGIRMTDHRLGTAFLDKKLFTSYSLNLAEDEPLPNFQITLPALLETLQIFGAVDIATRTQKAEQDPYRSNLRNYRPDAFSNQTLGIGGTCSLVYTEEGGQFNIIIEESGVKTTASLTTYLPEIPEEIPFDRENLSFKIIMQARYLLDALAELAPTGPSRLTISASKNQPYLSLSGAGDLGSSSVDFAKGRELLETFSIQDRWTQTYKFDLIKSSSEAMRIASKISFRGDAQGVLSLQFMVEVEGGGVSFLDFRFVPFITHEDDEDEEGQDEDE; this is encoded by the exons ATGGACTCCTCGTTGCTTGAGGTCTGGCAAGCTGCTGCTAGCACGCCGTTCCAACCCGCCGTCGCCAAGGATTCCCAATTCTTCATTGcgttccttcttctcctcattGGTGTTGCCATCACTGGTTTCTTCGCTCTGA ACCGTTCCTTCATCAACATCACAGCGCTTGGCGTGCCTGCCTCAGCTGCAATTGC TTCTGCAGCGCCAGTAGAAGTCATGTCGGCAGCTCTTCCCCAACCCAGTGCGGTACCGCAGCCGCTGTTCCGCGCTGTGGCCAGCTCGACGAGACCGCTCTACCAGTTGCTGAGGACCATCAGCTTCTCCAACAAGGTCCATGTTCAACTTCAGGAAGATGGCATCAG GATGACTGACCATCGTCTAGGTACTGCCTTCCTCGACAAGAAACTATTTACGTCCTACTCTCTGAATCTTGCGGAGGACGAGCCATTGCCCAACTTCCAAATCACACTCCCAGCACTTCTCGAGACGCTTCAGATTTTCGGCGCCGTGGACATTGCGACGCGCACGCAAAAGGCCGAGCAGGACCCGTACCGCAGTAATCTCCGCAATTACCGACCAGATGCTTTTAGTAACCAGACTCTGGGAATTGGCGGGACTTGTAGCCTGGTATATACCGAAGAGGGCGGCCAATTCAACATTATCATCGAGGAAAGCGGGGTCAAGACTACCGCTAGCCTCACAACCTATCTGCCGGAAATCCCAGAGGAGATACCCTTTGACCGGGAAAACCTGTCTTTCAAAATCATTATGCAGGCACGCTACCTTCTTGACGCCTTGGCCGAGCTTGCACCCACCGGCCCCAGCCGCCTAACCATATCAGCCTCGAAGAATCAACCCTACCTTTCCCTTTCCGGTGCTGGCGACCTGGGGTCGTCCAGCGTGGACTTCGCCAAAGGCCGCGAGCTACTGGAGACCTTTTCGATCCAGGATCGATGGACCCAGACCTACAAATTCGATCTCATCAAGTCTTCGAGCGAGGCGATGCGGATTGCTAGCAAAATTAGCTTCCGCGGCGATGCCCAAGGCGTTCTGAGCTTGCAGTTCATGGTTGAGGTGGAGGGCGGCGGAGTCAGCTTTCTGGACTTCCGATTTGTGCCATTCATCACGCACGAGGACGATGAGGATGAAGAGGGACAAGATGAGGATGAGTGA